In Lacibacter sp. H407, the genomic window CTTGTGTATTGTGGAGCGCCACCGCCTAATACTAATTCGTATGCCGGCAACTCTGCTTCCAGTTCACCATGCATATAAAAACGTAACATGCCATCGTCTGTTACTTCACCTATTTCAGAACAAGGAAGATCCCATTTTTCAAACACATCTAAAACAACTTGTTCTTTTCCTTTTTCCACCACCATCAACATACGCTCCTGACTTTCGCTCAACAGCAATTCCCATGTCTTCATGTTTTGTTGACGAGTAGGTACTTTATCCAGATCAATGCGCATGCCCACTTCACCTTTTGCACTCATCTCAGCAGTAGAACAAATAATACCGGCTGCACCCATATCCTGCATACCAACCACAGCACCTGTTTGAATTACTTCCAAACAAGCTTCCAATAATTTCTTTTCCTGGAATGGATCACCCACTTGTACCGCTGGCAGATCTTCTGCACTATCTGCCGTAATATCAGCACTTGCAAAACTTGCACCTCCAATACCATCTTTGCCGGTAGCACTACCTACAAAGAACACGGGATTACCTAAGCCGAGTGCAGTTGCAGAAACTGTTTCACCTGCTTTTACAATTCCTACACTCATGGCATTTACGAGTGGGTTTGTATGATAACAATCTTCAAAATAAATTTCGCCGCCAACTGTTGGCACACCAAAACAGTTACCGTAATGGCCAATGCCATGTACAACCCCGCCTAACAGGTGTTGTGTTTTAGCTTCTTTCAGGTTACCGAAACGAAGTGAGTTCAATGCAGCGATCGGTCTCGCCCCCATGGTGAAAATATCACGATGAATACCCCCAACACCTGTTGCAGCGCCTTGAAATGGTTCAATAGCCGAAGGGTGATTATGACTTTCAATTTTAAATACCACACCAAGGTTATCGCCGATATCCATCAACCCGGCGTTCTCCTCTCCTGCTTTTACAAGCATACGTCCACCTTCACGTGGCAATGTTTTCAACCACTTGATCGAGTTCTTGTAACTACAATGCTCGCTCCACATACCACTAAAGGCGCAGAGTTCATTGAAGTTGGGTGTACGACCAAGTTTTTGCTTAATTAATTCGAATTCTTCTTCGGTTAAACGAAGCTGCTGTGCGGTTTTTGCTGTTATTTCCATGATGTGTAAGAAAGCGCAAAAGTACAAATGCAGGGGCAATGGTTTGAATGTATGAAAAGAAATATTTTAATTTGCTGATTATTCCATGACTTACTTCCTGTTTGCTACATACCTCGTTTTCTTTTGCTGGCTCATTACCAAGATAAAATTTATTCAACAAACAGGTTTAAATAATCAATGGCTGATCGGGTTATTTGTGCTGAAAGTGGCTGCCGGCGTTATATACGGCTATTATTACAGTACGATTCCCAATTTTGAAGCATCATCTGACAGCTGGAAATTCTTTTTTGATGCAAAGAGCGATACCCAGCTGCTTTATCAAAACCCCGTTCGGTACTTCGCCAGCATTTTAGATAATCCATACGACAGGGAGTACCGCCACCTGTTTTCCAGCGTTAATTCATACTGGAACGATCTGAAGCATATTTATATGGTAAAGATCGTTTCGCTGTTCAATGTGCTGAGCGGGTCAAGGTATTATGTGAACGTGATCTTTTTTTCGTTTGTTACTTTCTTCGGCCCCATTGCATTTATAAGAGTAATGAATGATGTGTTTCCTGAAAAGAAACTACTGATCACCTGCAGCACTTTTTTGCTCCCCTCCTTTTTATTCTGGTCGTCAGGTATTCATAAAGATGGGATCGTGTTCTTGCTGATGTCGCTGCTGGTTTACATTATGTATTTTGCCTTGAAGAAAAAGAAGCTGGGGTTACGTTCTGTTCTGTTGATCGGCCTTTGTTTGCTGGCTATTTTTCCGGTTCGTAATCATGTTGTATTG contains:
- the purL gene encoding phosphoribosylformylglycinamidine synthase subunit PurL encodes the protein MEITAKTAQQLRLTEEEFELIKQKLGRTPNFNELCAFSGMWSEHCSYKNSIKWLKTLPREGGRMLVKAGEENAGLMDIGDNLGVVFKIESHNHPSAIEPFQGAATGVGGIHRDIFTMGARPIAALNSLRFGNLKEAKTQHLLGGVVHGIGHYGNCFGVPTVGGEIYFEDCYHTNPLVNAMSVGIVKAGETVSATALGLGNPVFFVGSATGKDGIGGASFASADITADSAEDLPAVQVGDPFQEKKLLEACLEVIQTGAVVGMQDMGAAGIICSTAEMSAKGEVGMRIDLDKVPTRQQNMKTWELLLSESQERMLMVVEKGKEQVVLDVFEKWDLPCSEIGEVTDDGMLRFYMHGELEAELPAYELVLGGGAPQYTREYTEPAYFEKIKAFDANSIEVPDDLKAVAEQIIQIPNIASKRTVYHQYDSMVGTGNSSTNAPTDAAVVHVKGTTKGLAVTTDCNSKYVFADPYKGAMIAVSEAARNIVCSGGLPLGVTNCLNFGNPYDPQVYYQFVHAIKGMGEACKKFDTPVTGGNVSFYNQSPDGAVYPTPTIGMVGLLENISDKMTLDFKAEGDAIFLIGRSTNDINSSEYLHKLHAVEYSPAPHFDIEEEFVLQQTIASLIKQKLIASAHDVSEGGLFTTLLEASFNNNLGFDVVANDSNIRKDAYWFGEGQSRVVVTVKEEQIAAFKQAVGTHPYAELGVVTNGSIEVDGMEWGTLLSWKEKYDTAIENLLAGHESEHALIAL